The proteins below come from a single Bombyx mori chromosome 19, ASM3026992v2 genomic window:
- the LOC101742860 gene encoding uncharacterized protein LOC101742860: MEFEKNDTELTKKAPNKNLANDDEGRVGEMVTADLNEAATESLGGVAEPAIRNEIIPLANVISKTGSQIETTHANFRNEVKPQSSKQRSRGRFLDFVRHARPSFPRKSKSIAKILLKNLLLAKGFTSKTAVDVKRRVEKKSIQRNPRRSIGNGTKKPCPRCGHSCCFKDSSMR; encoded by the coding sequence ATGGAATTTGAGAAAAACGATACAGAGTTAACAAAAAAAGCTCCCAATAAAAACTTGGCTAATGATGATGAAGGTCGCGTAGGAGAAATGGTGACTGCAGATTTGAATGAAGCTGCTACCGAAAGTTTGGGAGGAGTTGCGGAACCGGCAATTCGCAATGAAATAATACCTTTAGCTAACGTAATCTCGAAAACGGGTAGCCAAATTGAGACGACACATGCAAATTTTCGTAACGAAGTTAAGCCCCAAAGTTCTAAGCAACGAAGCCGTGGAAGATTTCTGGATTTCGTCAGGCACGCCCGTCCCAGTTTCCCTAGGAAATCTAAAAGCATAGCTAAAATCCTGCTGAAGAATTTATTATTAGCTAAaggtttcacttcaaaaactgctGTTGATGTTAAAAGAAGAGTTGAAAAGAAGAGCATCCAACGTAATCCCAGAAGGTCTATAGGAAACGGTACTAAGAAGCCGTGCCCTAGATGTGGACATTCTTGCTGCTTCAAAGATTCCTCCAtgcgatag